From the genome of Geobacter sp. SVR, one region includes:
- a CDS encoding replication initiation factor domain-containing protein translates to MNMPPVNDKGAETISAPSSNRILIDFCSWTLKVDDPLKALELSGFDVGLFTDTSIGGMGYRKSLRYQNIVVFYDGNEGMGCHISMTGKGCRQYEQLMGGKPHLWDYLFKDVIHAGGTFTRLDLAIDNVDGRLSLARLRHAVETKSIRTRFKRYREFREGTLSRTSKEKTSETIQLGSVESRLLIRFYDKATEQEKKHDLEPGSLGRWVRCELLLRAERAQEAVRHVLNGVEIPRLAVSALNTYMAVVKVTSENLSQCKMRRWWSSWLNCTEKIKLTCDKAVKYVLDIMQHVERQYSATFAMFKKHLGVASFHDFVGNLVDIGKDKMTKKHQLILSQSSYFGGELPF, encoded by the coding sequence ATGAACATGCCCCCGGTCAATGACAAGGGGGCGGAAACTATCTCCGCTCCCTCTTCGAATCGGATTCTAATAGATTTTTGCTCTTGGACTCTGAAGGTGGATGATCCTTTGAAAGCCTTGGAATTGTCTGGTTTTGACGTGGGATTATTCACTGATACCAGTATTGGGGGCATGGGCTATAGAAAATCGCTTCGTTATCAAAACATTGTCGTCTTTTACGATGGCAATGAAGGCATGGGGTGTCATATATCCATGACTGGTAAGGGCTGTCGTCAGTATGAACAGCTTATGGGGGGTAAACCTCATTTATGGGACTATCTTTTTAAAGATGTAATCCACGCTGGTGGTACCTTCACACGTCTTGACCTTGCTATTGACAATGTTGATGGTCGCCTGTCTCTTGCCCGTCTTCGTCATGCTGTCGAAACTAAGTCTATCCGTACTCGGTTCAAGCGTTATCGTGAATTTAGGGAGGGTACTTTATCCCGGACCAGTAAAGAAAAAACCAGTGAAACAATTCAGCTTGGCTCTGTTGAGTCCCGCCTTCTTATCCGCTTCTATGACAAGGCTACCGAACAGGAAAAGAAGCACGATCTTGAACCCGGTTCCCTTGGCCGTTGGGTCCGTTGTGAATTGCTTCTCCGTGCTGAACGCGCACAAGAGGCTGTTCGTCATGTCTTGAATGGTGTTGAAATACCCCGCCTTGCTGTCTCTGCTCTGAATACCTATATGGCCGTTGTTAAAGTCACCAGTGAAAACCTATCTCAGTGCAAAATGCGCCGTTGGTGGTCTTCTTGGCTCAACTGTACCGAAAAAATAAAACTTACCTGCGACAAGGCCGTTAAATATGTCCTTGATATCATGCAACATGTCGAACGTCAGTATTCTGCGACATTCGCTATGTTTAAGAAGCATCTTGGTGTTGCTTCGTTTCATGACTTCGTTGGTAACTTGGTTGATATCGGTAAAGATAAAATGACAAAAAAGCATCAACTTATATTGTCTCAATCCTCATATTTTGGCGGTGAACTTCCATTTTGA
- a CDS encoding DUF4112 domain-containing protein — translation MNTNEKEELRLRLARLAWLMDNSIPIPGGAKIGIDPLIGLIPWVGDLLGALVSSFILSEAARLGIPKSVLLKMAFNTALDALIGAVPFLGDLFDFAWKANMRNVRLLEHYLEHPRATVMTSRLFVALLCLLVIALVVLIGLLGFLLVRALWQAVSQYT, via the coding sequence GTGAATACCAATGAGAAGGAAGAGCTCCGACTGCGGTTGGCACGCCTGGCATGGCTGATGGACAACTCCATTCCGATTCCGGGAGGCGCGAAGATCGGCATCGATCCGCTGATCGGCCTGATACCCTGGGTGGGGGACCTGCTCGGTGCGCTGGTGTCGAGCTTTATCCTCAGCGAAGCGGCCCGACTCGGCATCCCGAAGTCGGTTCTGCTGAAGATGGCCTTCAATACCGCCCTGGACGCGCTGATCGGTGCCGTGCCTTTCCTGGGCGATCTGTTCGATTTTGCCTGGAAGGCCAATATGCGCAATGTCCGGCTGCTGGAGCACTACCTGGAGCACCCCCGCGCCACCGTGATGACCAGCCGTCTGTTTGTGGCGCTTCTCTGCCTGCTGGTGATCGCCCTTGTCGTCCTGATCGGCTTGCTTGGGTTCCTGCTGGTGCGCGCATTGTGGCAGGCTGTCAGCCAGTACACGTAG
- a CDS encoding phenylacetate--CoA ligase family protein: protein MQRPIWDPQHETMPREELEQLQLERLQATLNRAYKNVTCYRSKFNELGIVPEDVTSLADLAKLPFTYKEDLRLNYPYGMFAVPLREVVRIHSSSGTTGKPTVVGYTRNDLRMWSNLVARFMTAAGVTHDDVVQIAFGYGMFTGAFGLHYGSETIGAAVIPMSGGNTDKQIMIMQDYKTSALVCTPSYAITIADRIEKQGIDPKTLSLKVGLFGGEPWSEAMRREIEARLLISATDNYGLSEIIGPGVAGECQHKCGMHISEDAFIAEIIDPDTCEVLPPGSVGELVLTTISKEAFPMIRYRTRDITSLDYATCACGRTMVRMKKTMGRSDDMLIIKGVNVFPSQIEEVLIAIEGCEPHYQLVVDRKGAMDVLEVCIEVTENIFFDEMKRQRAFLEMVEKKIDSVLGVGVTVKLVEPNSIPRQEGKAARVIDKRLG from the coding sequence ATGCAAAGACCGATCTGGGATCCGCAGCACGAGACAATGCCCCGGGAGGAGCTGGAACAGCTCCAACTCGAGCGGCTTCAGGCCACTCTGAACCGTGCCTATAAAAACGTGACCTGTTATCGGAGCAAGTTCAACGAGCTGGGGATTGTTCCCGAGGATGTCACCTCGCTTGCAGACCTTGCAAAATTGCCGTTTACCTACAAGGAGGACCTGCGCCTCAACTATCCCTACGGCATGTTCGCCGTGCCGCTCAGGGAAGTGGTCCGCATCCATTCCTCATCCGGTACCACCGGCAAACCGACCGTGGTCGGATACACCAGAAACGACCTCAGAATGTGGTCTAATCTGGTTGCGCGCTTCATGACGGCAGCGGGCGTCACCCATGACGACGTGGTGCAAATCGCCTTCGGCTACGGCATGTTCACCGGCGCTTTCGGCCTGCATTACGGTTCCGAGACCATCGGAGCGGCGGTCATACCGATGAGCGGCGGCAATACCGACAAGCAGATCATGATCATGCAGGATTACAAAACCAGCGCTCTGGTCTGTACCCCCAGCTACGCCATCACGATCGCCGACAGGATCGAAAAGCAGGGGATCGACCCCAAGACGCTCTCGCTCAAGGTGGGGCTGTTCGGCGGCGAGCCCTGGTCGGAGGCCATGCGCCGCGAAATCGAAGCGCGCCTGCTGATCAGCGCCACGGACAATTACGGGCTTTCCGAAATCATCGGGCCGGGCGTGGCGGGAGAATGCCAGCACAAGTGCGGCATGCACATCTCCGAGGATGCCTTCATCGCCGAGATCATCGATCCGGATACCTGCGAGGTCCTTCCGCCGGGTAGTGTAGGCGAGCTGGTGCTGACGACCATCAGCAAGGAAGCCTTTCCGATGATCCGTTACCGCACGCGGGACATCACCAGTCTCGATTATGCCACATGCGCCTGTGGGCGCACCATGGTGAGGATGAAGAAGACCATGGGGCGCAGCGATGACATGTTGATCATCAAAGGTGTCAACGTCTTCCCGTCGCAGATTGAAGAGGTACTGATAGCCATAGAGGGATGCGAACCGCATTATCAGCTGGTGGTGGACCGCAAGGGGGCAATGGATGTCCTTGAGGTCTGCATCGAAGTGACCGAAAACATCTTCTTCGACGAGATGAAGCGCCAGCGTGCGTTTCTGGAGATGGTCGAAAAGAAAATCGACTCGGTCCTGGGAGTCGGCGTCACCGTCAAGCTGGTCGAGCCGAACAGTATTCCGCGCCAAGAGGGCAAAGCCGCCAGGGTGATCGATAAGCGGCTGGGGTAA
- a CDS encoding LysE family translocator, with protein MTISTLLCFLAASMALTIAPGPDNIFVMTQGITRGRKPAIVTALGMCSGITVHTTAAAFGISAVFYSSVVAFNVVKFAGAFYLLYLAFKTLQNRSGLRLSHVDDLPLSALFRRGFIMNVLNPKVAMFFLAFLPQFIKPDSPYFPLQMLLLGFIFMVQSVIIFCMIGYFSANIGTYLFAKPTIAKYFDWLTAGVFGSLGIRLVLAER; from the coding sequence ATGACAATTTCAACGTTGCTCTGCTTCCTGGCCGCGTCCATGGCCCTTACCATTGCTCCCGGCCCGGACAACATCTTTGTCATGACCCAGGGCATCACGCGCGGAAGAAAACCGGCAATCGTAACCGCCCTCGGCATGTGCAGCGGCATCACCGTTCATACCACTGCAGCGGCATTCGGAATTTCGGCGGTCTTTTACTCGTCGGTCGTCGCCTTCAATGTCGTTAAGTTTGCGGGTGCTTTTTACTTGCTGTACTTGGCCTTCAAAACACTGCAGAACCGGTCCGGTCTCAGACTCTCGCACGTCGATGATCTCCCCCTGTCCGCTCTGTTCAGGCGCGGATTCATCATGAATGTGCTCAATCCGAAGGTGGCCATGTTTTTTCTGGCGTTTCTGCCGCAATTCATAAAGCCCGATTCCCCTTATTTCCCGCTTCAGATGCTGCTCCTCGGTTTCATCTTCATGGTGCAGTCCGTGATTATTTTCTGCATGATCGGCTATTTTTCAGCTAACATCGGCACATATCTCTTTGCCAAGCCCACGATTGCCAAGTACTTCGACTGGTTGACCGCAGGGGTCTTCGGCTCTTTGGGTATCAGGCTGGTTTTGGCTGAGAGATGA
- a CDS encoding RCKP-type rubredoxin-like domain-containing protein, whose protein sequence is MATWKCACGFSKEGRCKPQKCEKCGEKGQFVKAE, encoded by the coding sequence ATGGCAACGTGGAAATGCGCCTGTGGATTTTCCAAGGAAGGACGCTGCAAACCTCAGAAATGCGAGAAATGCGGTGAAAAAGGGCAGTTTGTTAAAGCCGAATAG
- a CDS encoding sensor histidine kinase, whose product MEFEARGEPQINGYPNEFSQALINILMNARDALQERGNGNGRIVVRSYSDNGRAVVTITDDAGGVDEEVMQKIFDAFFTTKPLGKGSGIGLFMSKNIIENNMGGSLTVRNTGMGAEFRIEV is encoded by the coding sequence GTGGAATTCGAAGCACGTGGCGAGCCGCAGATTAACGGTTATCCCAATGAGTTTTCCCAAGCGCTCATCAACATCCTCATGAATGCCAGGGATGCCTTGCAGGAGCGGGGCAACGGCAATGGCCGGATCGTTGTGCGCTCATACAGCGACAATGGTAGAGCAGTGGTGACTATCACCGATGATGCGGGCGGTGTCGATGAAGAGGTTATGCAAAAGATATTCGATGCCTTTTTCACCACCAAGCCGCTGGGAAAAGGGAGCGGCATAGGTCTGTTCATGTCGAAAAACATCATCGAGAACAACATGGGGGGAAGCTTGACAGTGCGCAATACGGGGATGGGTGCCGAGTTCAGGATCGAGGTATAG
- a CDS encoding site-specific integrase, producing MKRKGEKTRWRVFVIFTILLNMGLRRGELLILPVDTVKSSFDNRDQRTRYWLNVTENPYELDDVRYNKPSIKTAHSYRQIPVSESTAILVQSYIENCRGRPEHSFLINSQFNLPMSHEALTKLFSKISKHLSKATLKELEDRTGKTNITPHDLRHTCAVVFLNQLLTMGDSMDEALVKMRCFFGWSPSSDMPVRYARAVFEDRLANVWSKIFADQVEILRAIPRGL from the coding sequence TTGAAGCGCAAAGGTGAAAAAACACGCTGGCGCGTGTTTGTCATTTTTACCATCCTGCTCAATATGGGATTAAGGCGTGGCGAGCTTTTGATTCTGCCGGTCGACACAGTTAAGAGTTCGTTTGACAATCGAGATCAGCGGACACGCTATTGGCTTAATGTTACTGAAAATCCCTATGAGCTTGATGATGTACGATATAACAAACCGTCGATAAAGACCGCCCACTCGTATCGTCAGATACCGGTCAGCGAATCTACAGCTATCCTGGTTCAGTCTTACATCGAGAATTGTCGTGGCCGTCCTGAGCACTCCTTTCTTATAAACTCGCAATTTAATTTGCCCATGAGCCACGAGGCGTTGACAAAGCTCTTCTCGAAAATCAGTAAGCACTTGTCCAAAGCAACCTTAAAGGAATTGGAAGACCGAACTGGCAAGACGAACATAACACCCCATGACTTAAGGCATACCTGCGCCGTGGTGTTCCTCAATCAGTTGTTAACGATGGGAGACTCCATGGATGAAGCTCTCGTGAAAATGCGTTGCTTCTTTGGCTGGTCACCATCATCTGATATGCCTGTCAGATATGCCAGAGCAGTATTTGAGGACCGACTGGCGAATGTCTGGTCAAAGATATTCGCTGATCAGGTTGAAATTCTACGGGCTATCCCGAGAGGGCTTTGA
- a CDS encoding zonular occludens toxin domain-containing protein, whose amino-acid sequence MIIAFVGTPGSGKTYEAVKKIVDNLKLGRKVYTNIDGLEQDACREMIKNLTGMDDYTLSHHLHHLTKAETFEFWNVAPNKSLIVLDEVHKWFSNREWDSKKNKEMADWASTHRHYGYDVVLITQAVNKIDSHVRSLIEWSYVYRKVNFLGGAVSQKYICYSYSGDETTGQPLSKNVRTYDSSIFRCYKSYAADDVKELKIMKGVNILRHPVFFAIPLVLAFTIYMIFGKSSFASGDLFGANKTLHRNDKKPAAASKPSASLLPAPPSPPVQRPLSSSVQSVHAASLPATTMPVIPFRSMSSNLVRQDPKAKFAFGKGGYMWTDKTGMVHLTNQPDLIPPGTKFREL is encoded by the coding sequence ATGATAATTGCTTTTGTTGGTACTCCGGGAAGCGGAAAGACATATGAAGCTGTCAAAAAGATAGTAGACAACCTCAAACTAGGACGGAAGGTCTATACAAATATTGATGGATTGGAGCAGGATGCTTGCCGTGAAATGATTAAGAATCTTACCGGCATGGATGATTATACGCTCTCACATCATCTTCATCATTTAACCAAAGCTGAAACATTTGAATTTTGGAACGTTGCTCCAAATAAGTCACTAATCGTTCTTGATGAGGTTCATAAATGGTTTAGTAACCGTGAATGGGATAGCAAGAAGAATAAAGAAATGGCGGATTGGGCTTCAACACATCGTCATTATGGTTATGATGTCGTTCTGATAACTCAGGCTGTCAATAAGATTGATAGCCATGTAAGGAGCCTTATCGAATGGTCATATGTTTATAGAAAGGTTAACTTTCTCGGTGGTGCCGTCAGTCAAAAATATATTTGTTATTCATATTCAGGCGATGAGACTACGGGGCAGCCTCTCTCAAAGAATGTTCGTACCTATGATTCTTCTATTTTCCGCTGTTATAAGAGCTATGCCGCCGATGATGTGAAAGAGTTGAAAATCATGAAGGGTGTGAATATCCTCAGGCATCCTGTGTTCTTTGCAATCCCGCTGGTTCTAGCGTTCACCATATATATGATCTTTGGTAAGTCGTCCTTTGCTTCCGGTGATCTGTTCGGAGCCAATAAAACACTTCATCGAAACGATAAAAAGCCGGCTGCAGCATCAAAACCTTCTGCTTCCTTGCTTCCAGCTCCCCCTTCCCCTCCTGTTCAGCGTCCATTGTCGTCTTCGGTTCAGTCTGTCCATGCTGCATCACTTCCGGCTACTACTATGCCTGTGATACCTTTTCGTTCTATGTCGAGTAATTTGGTTAGGCAGGATCCGAAAGCAAAGTTTGCCTTCGGAAAAGGTGGGTATATGTGGACCGATAAGACGGGTATGGTACATCTCACGAATCAGCCGGATTTAATACCGCCTGGGACAAAGTTCCGAGAACTGTAA
- a CDS encoding PLDc N-terminal domain-containing protein, with product MATIAGFGITIIIIGILFIAAWIYSIAHAIKNDFKNNNKLIWILILLVIPPLGSLLYIIIGQYQVISYISGEKKQYIGNESINYTERRKQALREDEFIKTCSSCGNEMKIKEKLSGDEKGKRFWVCSMFPNCKTYEPYREQTWF from the coding sequence ATGGCTACTATTGCAGGATTCGGAATAACAATAATAATAATAGGAATTTTGTTTATAGCAGCGTGGATTTACAGCATAGCACATGCTATTAAAAATGATTTCAAAAATAATAATAAATTAATTTGGATTCTTATTCTACTCGTAATACCGCCATTAGGATCGCTGCTATATATAATAATAGGGCAATACCAAGTAATATCTTATATATCAGGAGAAAAAAAGCAATACATCGGAAACGAATCTATTAATTATACAGAAAGAAGGAAACAAGCGTTAAGAGAAGATGAATTTATAAAAACCTGCTCATCATGCGGGAATGAAATGAAAATCAAGGAAAAGCTATCAGGAGACGAAAAAGGGAAAAGATTCTGGGTGTGCTCAATGTTTCCAAACTGTAAAACTTATGAACCATACAGAGAGCAGACATGGTTCTAA
- a CDS encoding DUF2523 family protein: MQSVVNAICSFLMIALKWLLDGAVVVIKSVLYFIFDGLLTVILAIFQAIDLSALLTTSALSWAGLPDQLIWFLNAVNVPQGLTILLSSIGIRMAINLIPAEFTRL, from the coding sequence ATGCAATCCGTTGTTAACGCAATCTGTAGCTTCCTCATGATTGCTCTGAAATGGCTTCTTGACGGCGCTGTCGTCGTTATTAAGAGCGTTCTCTATTTCATCTTTGACGGACTTCTTACGGTCATTCTTGCGATATTTCAAGCGATTGATTTGTCCGCTTTGCTGACGACTTCGGCGCTGTCTTGGGCTGGTCTTCCCGATCAGCTTATATGGTTTCTCAATGCTGTAAATGTTCCTCAAGGTCTTACTATTCTGCTTAGTTCTATTGGTATCAGGATGGCGATAAACCTTATTCCTGCCGAGTTTACGAGGTTGTAG
- a CDS encoding site-specific integrase, with protein MSKKSNAQSDLSTIFPDTHLQSYLVFKKIALNLPPLPPVIRYYDDFDNKTRSINNPSKINVFEFNYNGSKTLVNFSRYGEWLGTIMKQLIVFLFGRNLLPQSVYNSSVAIVNIDANDLSSLLSAGPTRIKFPWEQITSKYFSSSSGFFMTIKYLLMLLCEYTLYGWSREYHQFIAEALPYPTAAKHRTVRSGEAFLTAAEESAIVNYLDNKVASLAECSLLIKNNELQNDCMLLCSYQFGMRPLQIAMVTLRDVRIWQDSDEGLPSIHLTFRKVKQLRSSACIPMTRRVKREWVLMLEELISRSKAIGLPGESRLFQVSSSHEAATRISMLASAVTGSPTTAMDLRHTAAQRLVDAGASQEEVAEFLGHSDINTCLAYFQSSASQAERINKALGISSIYLTVAKIAHDRFISREELSLLKGDQQIAGVPHGIPIAGIGGCSSGQPNCPFNPITSCYGCRKFMPINDLAIHQQVLEDMRNVVKLFYNFSQGEEHSPTYLQLKRTITCVQAVIAEIEGDNSQ; from the coding sequence ATGAGTAAGAAATCTAACGCGCAAAGCGACCTTTCTACCATTTTCCCAGATACCCACTTACAGAGTTATTTAGTTTTCAAAAAAATCGCCCTAAATCTGCCACCGTTGCCGCCAGTTATCAGATATTACGATGACTTTGATAACAAAACTCGCTCTATTAATAATCCGAGTAAAATTAATGTATTTGAATTTAATTATAATGGAAGTAAAACGTTAGTAAATTTTTCCCGTTATGGAGAGTGGCTGGGAACTATCATGAAACAGCTGATTGTTTTTCTATTCGGCCGTAATTTACTACCACAATCAGTTTACAATAGTTCCGTAGCTATAGTTAATATCGATGCAAATGATCTAAGTAGTCTACTCTCTGCTGGCCCAACGCGTATTAAATTCCCATGGGAGCAAATAACATCAAAATACTTTTCAAGTTCAAGTGGCTTTTTTATGACTATTAAGTACTTATTAATGCTTTTGTGTGAATATACACTTTATGGCTGGTCGAGAGAGTATCATCAGTTCATTGCTGAAGCATTGCCCTACCCTACTGCAGCTAAACATCGTACAGTGAGGAGTGGTGAGGCATTCCTAACAGCAGCTGAAGAGTCAGCAATAGTCAACTATCTAGATAATAAGGTTGCCTCACTAGCCGAATGCTCCTTACTGATTAAAAATAACGAGCTGCAGAATGACTGTATGTTGCTTTGTTCCTATCAGTTCGGTATGAGACCGTTACAGATTGCAATGGTGACCCTACGAGATGTTCGGATCTGGCAAGATTCTGACGAAGGTCTGCCTTCAATTCACCTGACGTTCAGGAAGGTCAAACAACTCCGCTCATCTGCCTGTATCCCAATGACACGTCGTGTAAAACGAGAATGGGTTCTGATGTTGGAGGAATTAATTAGTCGATCAAAAGCAATTGGATTACCAGGAGAATCGAGATTGTTTCAAGTCAGTTCTAGCCATGAAGCGGCAACAAGAATAAGCATGTTGGCATCGGCAGTTACAGGTTCACCCACAACAGCAATGGATTTGAGACACACGGCAGCACAACGCTTGGTCGATGCAGGAGCTAGTCAGGAGGAGGTCGCCGAATTCCTAGGCCATTCCGATATCAATACCTGTCTGGCTTACTTCCAATCTTCTGCGAGCCAAGCAGAACGGATCAATAAGGCTCTTGGCATATCAAGCATCTACCTGACTGTTGCCAAAATAGCCCATGATCGTTTCATCAGTCGCGAGGAGTTGTCACTGCTGAAGGGAGACCAACAGATCGCAGGGGTGCCACATGGGATTCCCATCGCTGGAATTGGCGGATGCTCGAGCGGTCAGCCGAACTGCCCGTTCAACCCTATCACCTCTTGCTACGGTTGTCGGAAATTCATGCCGATAAACGACCTGGCAATTCATCAACAGGTGCTGGAAGATATGCGGAATGTTGTGAAATTGTTCTATAACTTTTCTCAAGGTGAGGAGCATTCCCCGACATATCTACAGCTAAAAAGAACAATAACCTGTGTTCAAGCTGTAATTGCTGAGATTGAAGGTGATAATAGCCAATGA
- a CDS encoding helix-turn-helix transcriptional regulator, translated as MSLIFEKLAEMVKQKTIKQREIAEKLGIDQSHVSGLLRGSNKPSKTLTILAEMVFGERREKHKDKTIAAIEEMLEDMDKESRERVFRNVQDTKFAQELIKRKAA; from the coding sequence ATGAGTCTAATTTTCGAAAAACTTGCAGAAATGGTGAAACAGAAAACGATAAAACAGCGCGAAATTGCAGAAAAATTGGGGATTGACCAAAGCCATGTATCCGGACTACTAAGAGGCAGTAACAAGCCAAGCAAAACACTAACAATACTTGCAGAAATGGTTTTCGGAGAAAGACGAGAGAAACACAAAGACAAAACAATAGCAGCTATTGAAGAAATGCTTGAAGATATGGACAAAGAATCGAGGGAACGAGTATTCAGAAATGTTCAAGACACGAAATTCGCGCAGGAACTTATAAAAAGAAAAGCGGCATAA
- a CDS encoding DUF2971 domain-containing protein yields the protein MRVYYLTGAQYALSNIALRRIKISRFADLNDPFELLGVDLTNKAHRPAFRATKREINENRGLICFSKSWKNPLLWGHYAEKHTGMALGFDIPDELLASVIYATDLIKFKINQKTKKPMINEKIIDELLRTKFSDWAYENEMRLFVRLDHDKVESGMYFYPFSQKFVLREVILGPRCELPIDGVRNHVSNFSAEVEVIKSRIAFSRFEVLKNKVASRVRVKSK from the coding sequence ATGCGAGTATACTATTTGACAGGTGCACAATATGCCCTAAGCAATATCGCACTACGGCGCATTAAAATCTCTAGATTTGCCGACCTAAATGACCCGTTTGAGTTACTTGGCGTTGACTTAACCAATAAAGCTCATCGCCCAGCATTCCGCGCTACTAAACGAGAGATAAATGAAAACAGAGGGCTCATATGTTTCAGTAAATCATGGAAAAACCCGCTTCTTTGGGGCCATTACGCCGAAAAACACACAGGGATGGCTTTAGGTTTTGACATACCTGATGAGCTTCTGGCTTCTGTTATTTATGCCACTGACCTCATTAAATTTAAAATTAATCAAAAAACCAAGAAACCCATGATCAATGAAAAAATCATAGATGAACTGCTTCGAACAAAGTTCTCCGACTGGGCATATGAAAATGAGATGCGCTTATTTGTGAGACTGGATCACGACAAAGTAGAATCAGGTATGTATTTCTACCCCTTCAGCCAAAAATTTGTACTTCGAGAGGTTATCCTGGGTCCACGTTGCGAACTACCGATAGATGGCGTACGTAACCATGTTTCCAACTTTAGTGCAGAAGTGGAAGTCATTAAGTCGAGGATTGCTTTTAGCCGATTTGAAGTTCTGAAAAATAAAGTGGCTTCGCGTGTCAGAGTAAAATCTAAATAA